The Argopecten irradians isolate NY chromosome 4, Ai_NY, whole genome shotgun sequence genome has a window encoding:
- the LOC138321509 gene encoding uncharacterized protein, whose translation MEYTPKTTAEKNKQLDKEFFSPPNPRGEKNFFLECPPIAFGVLLAASLLVYRIKKYPQMKARGHDMMIYLYNTRAMVCGSISGLATLTVVSAKLMDGNTGSRPRYMGDHTPRKLPNQKLKPMTENPMVLIKTDIMEQVLLQRFHAKVETD comes from the exons ATGGAATATACACCAAAAACAACagcagaaaaaaataaacaacttgATAAAGAGTTCTTCAGTCCTCCAAATCCACGAGGAGAGAAAAACTTTTTTCTGGAATGTCCACCAATTGCatttg GGGTACTTTTAGCAGCAAGTCTGCTGGTCTACAGGATAAAGAAATATCCTCAAATGAAAGCACGCGGACATGACATGATGATCTACCTTTACAACACTAGGGCCATGGTCTGTGGGTCCATTTCTGGTCTGGCTACTCTAACTGTAGTCTCTGCCAAGCTGATGGACGGCAATACAGGCAGCAGACCCCGTTACATGGGCGACCATACGCCACGGAAGCTTCCTAACCAGAAACTGAAACCTATGACGGAAAACCCTATGGTTCTCATTAAAACAGACATTATGGAGCAAGTTCTTCTACAAAGATTTCACGCTAAGGTTGAAACAGATTGA